From a region of the Streptomyces tirandamycinicus genome:
- a CDS encoding CobW family GTP-binding protein, whose translation MSSPQIPVIVLAGFLGSGKTTLLNHLLRAGRGTRIGAIVNDFGAIEIDAMTVAGQLGDSTVSLGNGCLCCAVDASELDVFLDKLTRPAARLDVIVIEASGLAEPQELVRMVLASENERVVYGGLVEVVDAAEFDATRQRHPELERHLGIADLVVVNKTDRVGAEARQRLVERITRLAGGAAVVEARYGRVDPELLFDCRPPGERVGQLSFDDLDDLYDHDHGDRHGHNGHNGHGGDGDSRDGDGHHDHLHAAYETVSFEAAEPLHPRRLLDFLDARPEGLYRIKGFVDFGEADPLNRYEVHAVGRFLRFHPEPWPADGTGRGTRLVLIGSGTDTGSLLGGLDAARITGPDDRPEEHSMWGVLRYVPEQRDVSEEGAWD comes from the coding sequence TTGAGCAGTCCCCAGATCCCCGTCATCGTCCTCGCGGGCTTCCTGGGATCGGGAAAGACGACCCTGCTCAACCATCTGCTGAGAGCCGGCCGCGGGACCCGGATCGGCGCGATCGTCAATGACTTCGGGGCGATCGAGATCGACGCCATGACCGTGGCCGGGCAACTCGGCGACTCCACCGTGTCCCTCGGCAACGGCTGTCTGTGCTGTGCCGTCGACGCGAGCGAGCTGGACGTCTTCCTGGACAAGCTCACCCGGCCGGCCGCCCGCCTCGATGTGATCGTCATCGAGGCGAGCGGACTCGCCGAACCCCAGGAGCTGGTCAGGATGGTTCTCGCCAGCGAGAACGAGCGGGTCGTGTACGGCGGCCTGGTCGAGGTCGTCGACGCCGCCGAGTTCGACGCGACCCGGCAACGGCACCCCGAGCTCGAACGGCATCTCGGCATCGCCGATCTGGTGGTGGTCAACAAGACGGACCGGGTCGGTGCCGAGGCGCGGCAGCGCCTGGTGGAGCGGATCACCCGGCTCGCGGGCGGGGCCGCGGTGGTCGAGGCGAGGTACGGGCGTGTCGACCCGGAACTGCTCTTCGACTGCCGCCCTCCGGGCGAGCGGGTGGGCCAGCTCTCCTTCGACGACCTCGATGACCTCTACGACCACGATCACGGTGACCGCCACGGCCACAACGGCCACAACGGCCACGGAGGGGACGGCGACAGCAGGGACGGCGACGGCCACCACGACCATCTGCACGCGGCCTACGAGACCGTGTCGTTCGAGGCCGCCGAACCGCTCCACCCCCGCAGGCTGCTGGACTTCCTCGACGCGCGGCCCGAAGGGCTGTACCGGATCAAGGGGTTCGTGGACTTCGGCGAGGCCGATCCGCTCAACCGCTACGAGGTCCACGCGGTCGGCCGCTTCCTGCGTTTCCACCCGGAGCCCTGGCCCGCCGACGGCACCGGGAGGGGCACCCGGCTCGTGCTCATCGGTTCGGGCACCGACACCGGGTCGCTGCTCGGCGGGCTCGACGCCGCCAGGATCACCGGTCCCGATGACCGACCGGAGGAGCACAGCATGTGGGGTGTGCTGCGCTATGTACCCGAGCAGCGTGACGTCTCCGAGGAAGGGGCGTGGGACTGA
- a CDS encoding ATP-binding protein, with product MNPASTGPAGVPPQRRRFRRPRRVFAQVLLMQLATAAGVAVLATGLFLAPLSAQLDDQAMRRALAIAETTASPQVAGALLDSEPSADGPVQAEAERIRRSTGARYVVIMDRRGVRWSHTDPHKIGEVVSTDPSRALAGRHVMGIESGTLGRSARGKVPLHGHDGRIVGAVSVGIAYDSVRDRLLAAIPGLLPYAGGALAVGALASYVISRRLQRKTHDLAFSDISALLAEREAMLHAIREGVVALDGAGRIRLLNDEAQRLLGLGPEAGGALLEDALGPGRTTDVLAGRVAGEDLVTVRGPRVLIANRMPTDDGGAVATLRDRTELERLGRELDSTRGLIDALRAQDHEHANRMHTLLGLLELGMHHEAVEFVTESVGVHRATAEQVTEKIHDPLLASLLVGKATVAAERGVSLRIASGTLLPDRLVDPRGLVTVVGNLVDNALDAAATSEDPRIEIEAVAEDRTVVVRVSDSGPGVPEELRGLVFLEGWSTKEPPAHGRRGLGLALVRRFAERQGGTARVAEARAAAGGGAEFTVVLPEALADPGLVRALAAANEAGRRTGPRH from the coding sequence ATGAACCCCGCGTCGACCGGCCCCGCAGGCGTGCCCCCACAACGACGGCGGTTCCGCCGGCCACGGCGGGTCTTCGCCCAGGTCCTGCTGATGCAGCTGGCCACCGCCGCCGGTGTCGCCGTGCTGGCCACCGGCCTGTTCCTGGCACCGCTCAGCGCCCAGCTGGACGACCAGGCGATGCGCCGCGCGCTGGCCATCGCCGAGACGACCGCCTCACCGCAGGTGGCCGGGGCCCTTCTCGACTCGGAGCCGTCAGCGGACGGCCCCGTCCAGGCCGAGGCGGAGAGGATCCGGCGGAGCACCGGGGCCCGGTATGTCGTGATCATGGACAGGCGCGGGGTGCGCTGGTCCCACACCGATCCGCACAAGATCGGCGAGGTCGTCTCCACGGACCCCAGCCGGGCGCTCGCCGGCCGGCATGTGATGGGCATCGAGAGCGGGACGCTGGGCCGCTCGGCCCGGGGCAAGGTGCCGCTGCACGGCCACGACGGCAGGATCGTCGGCGCCGTCTCGGTCGGTATCGCCTACGACAGCGTCCGGGACCGGCTGCTCGCCGCGATCCCCGGGCTCCTCCCCTACGCGGGCGGCGCGCTCGCCGTCGGCGCCCTCGCCTCCTACGTGATCTCCCGCCGGCTGCAGCGGAAGACCCACGACCTCGCCTTCTCCGACATCTCGGCGCTGCTCGCCGAGCGCGAGGCGATGCTCCACGCCATCCGGGAAGGGGTGGTCGCCCTCGACGGGGCGGGCCGGATCAGGCTGTTGAACGACGAGGCGCAGCGGCTGCTGGGACTCGGCCCCGAAGCCGGCGGCGCTCTGCTCGAGGACGCGCTCGGACCGGGTCGTACCACGGACGTGCTGGCCGGACGGGTCGCGGGCGAGGACCTGGTGACGGTGCGGGGCCCTCGCGTCCTGATCGCCAACCGGATGCCGACGGACGACGGCGGCGCCGTCGCCACGCTTCGCGACCGTACCGAACTGGAGCGACTGGGCCGCGAACTGGACTCCACCCGTGGCCTGATCGACGCGCTGCGCGCCCAGGACCACGAGCACGCCAACCGCATGCACACGCTGCTCGGACTGCTGGAGCTCGGGATGCACCACGAGGCGGTCGAGTTCGTGACCGAGTCCGTGGGCGTGCATCGGGCCACGGCGGAGCAGGTCACGGAGAAGATCCACGATCCCCTGCTGGCGTCGTTGCTGGTCGGCAAGGCGACGGTGGCGGCCGAGCGGGGCGTGTCGCTGCGGATCGCGTCCGGCACGCTGCTGCCGGACCGGCTCGTCGACCCGCGCGGCCTGGTGACCGTCGTGGGCAACCTCGTCGACAACGCGCTGGACGCGGCCGCCACGTCCGAGGACCCGCGCATCGAGATCGAGGCGGTCGCCGAGGACCGGACCGTCGTCGTGCGGGTCTCGGACAGCGGACCGGGGGTGCCCGAAGAGCTGCGCGGACTGGTCTTCCTGGAGGGATGGTCCACGAAGGAGCCGCCGGCGCACGGCAGACGCGGGCTGGGGCTGGCCCTGGTCCGGCGGTTCGCGGAACGGCAGGGCGGTACCGCCCGGGTGGCCGAGGCCCGCGCGGCGGCCGGCGGGGGCGCGGAGTTCACCGTCGTCCTGCCCGAGGCGCTGGCCGACCCGGGACTGGTCCGGGCACTCGCGGCGGCGAACGAGGCGGGACGTCGGACGGGCCCGAGGCACTGA